A single Chloroflexota bacterium DNA region contains:
- a CDS encoding sugar transferase: MQPAVEVQAQVERRRGMWKRGRLLPAPAMALADTALLNLAFILSWWMRYELELGPAFAEQNYVSLGAYLSIQLSLTLIVLLVYKLQGLYRPHLEGSWVDEVAGIFAGTTIGVAIMIVAVFYYRPYALSRLMFIYAWLLIIVLLGLSRLVERTIRAYLRRKGIGLEHVLIVGAGRLGRMIMQSFVAQPELGYQVIGFVDDERQKDIGRFPCLGRLSEITRALHEHDIDQVVIALPSASHRRIIEILTHCERAGVGFRIVPDFYELSLSQVDIDVVNGIPLIGVKEVSIRGMNLLLKRLTDVVLSALVLVMGSWLLALIALAIRLDSTGPVLFKQVRVSRGGKPFVLYKFRSMKVGADEEIGDLRPLNEASGPLFKIRCDPRLTRVGRFLRRFSLDELPQFYNVLRGDMSLVGPRPPLSSEVERYEDWQRKRLEVSPGLTGLWQVSGRSDLTFDEMVLLDIWYIENWSLGLDFRVLLRTIPAVLSGKGAY, encoded by the coding sequence TTGCAGCCAGCCGTTGAAGTGCAAGCACAGGTAGAAAGACGCCGGGGGATGTGGAAGCGCGGTCGCCTCCTTCCAGCACCAGCTATGGCCCTGGCAGATACAGCCCTGCTAAATTTGGCCTTCATCCTCTCCTGGTGGATGCGCTATGAGTTGGAGCTCGGTCCGGCATTTGCCGAGCAGAACTACGTCTCCCTGGGCGCTTATCTCTCCATCCAGTTGAGCTTAACGCTCATTGTACTGCTGGTTTATAAGCTACAGGGGCTTTACCGTCCACATCTTGAGGGATCCTGGGTGGATGAGGTGGCCGGGATATTCGCCGGCACTACCATTGGTGTGGCCATAATGATCGTGGCCGTGTTCTATTATCGCCCCTATGCGCTTTCGCGCCTGATGTTCATTTATGCCTGGCTCTTGATCATCGTCCTTCTTGGTCTCTCCCGCCTGGTCGAGAGGACGATCCGTGCCTATCTACGGCGAAAAGGGATCGGTCTGGAGCATGTCCTGATCGTAGGGGCGGGGAGGTTGGGGCGCATGATTATGCAAAGCTTTGTCGCTCAGCCGGAGTTGGGCTATCAGGTGATCGGTTTCGTTGATGACGAACGACAAAAGGACATCGGGCGATTCCCTTGCTTGGGGCGGCTCAGTGAGATCACCCGCGCTCTCCACGAACACGATATAGATCAAGTAGTTATCGCCCTCCCTTCAGCTTCCCACCGTCGGATTATCGAGATACTCACCCATTGCGAGAGGGCCGGCGTGGGCTTTCGGATCGTCCCTGACTTTTATGAGCTCAGCCTGAGCCAGGTTGATATTGATGTTGTTAACGGCATTCCGCTTATTGGGGTAAAGGAGGTCTCCATCCGGGGGATGAATTTGCTCCTCAAGCGGTTGACCGATGTGGTGCTCTCGGCGTTGGTGCTGGTGATGGGCTCGTGGTTGCTGGCCCTCATCGCTCTGGCCATTAGACTTGATTCGACTGGCCCCGTCCTGTTCAAGCAGGTTCGGGTGAGCAGGGGGGGCAAACCTTTTGTCCTTTACAAGTTTCGCTCGATGAAGGTGGGTGCAGACGAAGAGATTGGGGATTTACGGCCGCTCAACGAGGCCAGTGGGCCGCTATTCAAGATTAGGTGTGACCCCCGGTTGACCAGGGTTGGTCGCTTCCTGCGCCGTTTCAGCTTGGATGAGCTGCCCCAATTCTATAACGTCCTGCGCGGTGACATGAGCCTGGTGGGACCCAGACCACCCCTCTCCAGCGAAGTGGAAAGATACGAGGATTGGCAACGGAAACGCCTGGAGGTCTCACCAGGGCTGACCGGGCTTTGGCAGGTAAGTGGGCGAAGCGATCTTACCTTCGATGAGATGGTCCTTCTGGATATATGGTACATTGAGAACTGGTCCCTGGGACTAGATTTCCGCGTCCTGTTACGCACTATTCCGGCTGTCCTCTCTGGTAAAGGGGCCTATTGA
- a CDS encoding Wzz/FepE/Etk N-terminal domain-containing protein: MLREGILEQEEKVELRQYWNIVYRRLWMVVALTLLSLVAALLFRPTYTPQYQSTLRLSIKPEVQSPDDRYYYPEYWGYLASEYLVDDLSAVMESPSFMADVRERLKGRPAGPPQGTITTKKSHRVLKVTVTSDSAENAQLLANTIGQMLTEPRARYLREISDQNVTVTIVDPPTVIPLAVRRDFLDIALRVLLGLFAGVGLAFLLDYLDNTIRDSDDIRRFVGLAVIGEIPAERYRRWGRWPLRSTDTGGRKRIVLHSSDPSAMGWRGDDV; encoded by the coding sequence TTGTTACGAGAAGGTATCCTAGAACAGGAGGAGAAGGTGGAACTGCGACAGTATTGGAACATCGTTTACCGGCGACTATGGATGGTTGTGGCCCTGACCCTGCTCTCCCTGGTGGCGGCTCTGCTTTTCCGGCCAACTTACACCCCTCAATACCAGTCTACCCTGCGCCTGTCCATTAAGCCTGAGGTACAATCGCCGGATGATCGTTACTACTACCCGGAATATTGGGGCTATCTTGCCTCCGAGTATCTCGTTGATGACCTATCGGCTGTAATGGAGAGCCCATCCTTTATGGCTGATGTACGGGAGCGCCTGAAGGGTCGGCCCGCTGGCCCTCCCCAGGGAACGATAACGACCAAGAAGTCTCATCGCGTTCTCAAGGTGACAGTTACCTCCGATAGCGCTGAGAATGCCCAGCTGCTCGCCAACACCATCGGCCAGATGCTCACCGAGCCCAGAGCCAGGTACCTGCGAGAGATCAGTGACCAGAACGTGACTGTGACCATCGTGGATCCGCCCACGGTCATACCGCTGGCGGTGCGGCGCGACTTTCTGGACATCGCCCTGCGCGTCCTCTTGGGATTATTCGCTGGGGTGGGCTTAGCCTTTCTCTTAGATTATCTGGACAACACCATTCGGGATAGCGACGATATTCGGCGTTTCGTAGGGTTGGCCGTGATCGGGGAGATCCCGGCAGAGAGATACCGTCGGTGGGGAAGATGGCCGCTTCGATCCACTGACACTGGCGGACGGAAGCGCATAGTTCTCCACAGTAGTGATCCCTCAGCGATGGGGTGGAGGGGAGACGATGTTTGA
- a CDS encoding glycosyltransferase: MKVAIVCSWLNQYGGAERVLEILHEMYPVAPIYTSIYAPERMPGAYRQWDIRTSFMQRLPFVKTHHQPFLPLYPLAFEQFDLSDYDVVISNSSAFCHGVITRPHTCHVCYCLTPARFLWHFAEYKRGENIGALGTLLLPLFLSYLRTWDALAANRVDHFVAISRTVAGRIAKYYRREATIIHPPVNTEAYRPATTIEDYFLIVSRLIPYKRVDLAIEAFNRLGLPLKISGDGRDYRSLRGIAKANIEFLGKVPDEEVRGLYARCQALIFPGEEDFGLTPLEAQAAGRPVIAYGAGGALETIVEGETGTFFWKQTPEELMQAVQHFDASRYDPARIRRHAERFGLQAFKENLSRFINEKHAEHRRLAEIFP; the protein is encoded by the coding sequence TTGAAGGTAGCCATAGTCTGTTCCTGGCTAAATCAGTATGGTGGGGCCGAGCGGGTCTTGGAGATCTTGCACGAGATGTATCCCGTCGCCCCTATCTATACCTCGATTTATGCCCCCGAACGGATGCCGGGCGCCTATCGCCAATGGGACATTCGTACCAGCTTTATGCAGCGGCTGCCGTTTGTAAAGACGCACCATCAACCATTCCTGCCCTTATACCCCTTAGCCTTTGAGCAGTTCGACCTCAGCGACTACGATGTGGTGATCAGCAACAGCAGCGCCTTCTGCCACGGCGTGATCACCCGCCCTCACACCTGTCATGTCTGTTATTGCCTGACCCCAGCCCGCTTCCTCTGGCATTTTGCAGAGTATAAGCGGGGCGAGAACATTGGTGCTTTGGGGACATTGCTCCTACCGCTCTTCCTTAGCTACCTGCGCACCTGGGATGCTCTAGCGGCCAATCGGGTGGATCATTTCGTGGCCATCTCAAGAACGGTAGCCGGCCGTATCGCCAAATACTACCGTCGTGAGGCGACGATTATTCATCCACCGGTAAACACAGAGGCTTATCGTCCGGCGACGACGATAGAGGACTATTTCCTGATCGTATCCCGCCTTATCCCCTATAAACGGGTCGACCTGGCCATCGAGGCTTTTAATCGTCTGGGGTTGCCCCTAAAGATCAGCGGTGATGGGCGCGATTATCGCTCTCTGCGAGGCATAGCTAAAGCGAATATAGAGTTCCTAGGGAAGGTACCCGATGAGGAGGTGAGGGGGTTATATGCGCGTTGTCAGGCGCTCATCTTCCCCGGCGAGGAGGACTTCGGACTGACGCCGCTTGAAGCCCAGGCAGCCGGCCGCCCGGTTATCGCTTATGGAGCCGGTGGAGCCTTAGAGACCATCGTTGAGGGTGAAACCGGAACCTTCTTCTGGAAGCAAACCCCTGAGGAGCTGATGCAGGCCGTGCAGCATTTTGATGCCAGTCGCTATGATCCCGCCCGCATTCGCCGACACGCTGAGCGCTTTGGACTCCAGGCTTTCAAGGAGAACCTATCCCGCTTTATAAATGAGAAGCACGCGGAGCATCGACGTCTGGCGGAGATCTTTCCGTAG
- a CDS encoding methyltransferase domain-containing protein — MAEGVPVFSQRDAFYEGRWAETDASAGSLRNLVVKKERFFVQQLRGRRGMVLDLGCGGGWRLYTTVGPVIGIDLSFASLRQASHIYDQVVQADLADLPFATSSFDFVVSSDVLGHILPENKGGVLGEIYRVLKRGGRTLHYIETDGEDPLMRFAKRFPDLYQSYIISPEGHVGLEAPSEVVARFRQTGFRPLCEMPVYRGPMYLQRIVQCFDNEYKEKSAAMAALVTVSRFLLRLKPLGIVGNLGVSLFLEVGDRLLPPEWAGGLLVCYEKVS, encoded by the coding sequence ATGGCTGAGGGAGTTCCTGTATTCAGCCAGAGAGATGCCTTCTACGAGGGCCGTTGGGCTGAAACTGATGCCAGTGCCGGTTCGCTGCGCAATCTGGTGGTGAAGAAGGAGCGCTTCTTTGTGCAGCAGCTGCGGGGTAGGAGGGGAATGGTGCTCGACCTTGGCTGTGGGGGAGGCTGGAGGCTCTACACCACGGTGGGGCCGGTGATCGGCATCGATCTCTCCTTCGCCTCCTTGCGCCAAGCCAGTCACATCTACGACCAGGTGGTCCAGGCTGACCTGGCCGACTTGCCCTTCGCCACCTCATCCTTTGATTTCGTAGTGAGCAGTGATGTCCTGGGCCATATCTTGCCGGAGAATAAGGGTGGCGTTTTAGGCGAGATCTATCGTGTTCTGAAGCGAGGTGGTCGAACGCTCCATTACATCGAGACGGATGGGGAAGACCCACTGATGCGTTTCGCCAAACGCTTTCCAGATCTGTATCAAAGCTATATCATATCCCCGGAAGGACACGTCGGGCTGGAAGCGCCCTCTGAGGTGGTGGCCAGGTTTCGCCAGACCGGTTTTCGTCCATTGTGTGAGATGCCTGTCTATCGTGGGCCGATGTACCTCCAACGCATCGTCCAGTGCTTCGACAATGAATACAAGGAGAAGTCAGCCGCCATGGCCGCTCTGGTAACAGTTAGTCGTTTCTTGCTGCGCCTGAAGCCCCTGGGGATAGTCGGTAATCTAGGAGTGAGCCTCTTCCTAGAGGTGGGCGATCGTCTCCTTCCTCCTGAATGGGCGGGAGGGTTGCTGGTTTGTTACGAGAAGGTATCCTAG
- a CDS encoding (Fe-S)-binding protein codes for MGRLSKEQQYAESLRCIRCGLCQAQCPVFDVLRLEPGVARGKVQLARALWEGKLGPSTPLREMVHQCLSCEACTDNCPSGVKVGTLLLEARAALVEELGLPAVESLILRQTLPYPSRLRLSGMALALYQRTGLRWLAHKAGLLQILPGELDEKEERLPETSFLSARQVLPTLSGPNPGRRVAYFLGCATDLFYPRLGRAMVEVLRQHGCQVFIPPQTVCCGMPHRASGDVATAARLEKQNTTILNEAEVEAIVVDCATCGSTLKGYDGLRAPVYDITEYLVSVIGLDSPASSLPSLTVTYHDPCHLKRGQGVSEAPRQVLRSIPGVNLVEMDEADRCCGGAGTFSLAYHDLSVRILERKMDNVAATEADILATGCPSCRMQLSYGLKREARRKAPRKLPRRVIHPIELLAEVYASGN; via the coding sequence GTGGGGAGACTGAGCAAGGAACAGCAGTACGCTGAGTCCTTAAGGTGCATCCGTTGTGGGCTTTGTCAGGCCCAATGCCCCGTCTTTGATGTCCTGCGCCTCGAGCCAGGCGTAGCCAGAGGGAAGGTGCAACTGGCACGCGCCCTTTGGGAGGGAAAATTAGGGCCGTCTACACCGTTGCGGGAGATGGTCCATCAGTGTTTGAGCTGCGAGGCCTGCACGGACAATTGCCCCAGCGGGGTGAAGGTGGGCACGCTCCTGCTGGAGGCGCGGGCCGCTCTGGTTGAGGAACTGGGCTTACCGGCGGTCGAGAGCCTCATCCTTCGCCAGACCTTGCCTTATCCCAGCCGCCTGCGGCTGAGCGGCATGGCCTTGGCCCTTTACCAACGAACCGGCCTGCGCTGGCTGGCTCATAAAGCAGGATTGCTCCAGATCCTGCCCGGTGAGCTGGACGAGAAAGAGGAACGGTTGCCGGAGACAAGCTTTCTGTCCGCCCGGCAAGTCTTGCCCACGTTGAGTGGCCCGAACCCCGGCCGGCGCGTGGCCTACTTTCTGGGCTGTGCTACCGATCTCTTTTACCCCCGTCTGGGCCGGGCGATGGTGGAGGTTCTGAGACAGCATGGCTGTCAGGTCTTCATCCCGCCACAGACGGTCTGCTGTGGGATGCCCCACCGCGCTAGCGGCGACGTAGCCACTGCGGCGCGGCTGGAGAAGCAGAACACAACCATTCTGAACGAGGCAGAGGTCGAGGCCATCGTAGTCGACTGTGCCACCTGTGGCAGCACGCTCAAGGGATACGACGGACTCAGGGCCCCGGTTTATGATATAACCGAGTATCTGGTGAGCGTCATCGGACTGGATAGTCCCGCAAGTTCCCTTCCCTCGCTGACTGTGACCTACCACGACCCCTGTCATCTGAAGCGTGGTCAAGGGGTGAGCGAGGCACCACGCCAGGTCTTACGCTCCATCCCCGGCGTCAATCTGGTGGAGATGGACGAGGCCGATCGCTGCTGTGGTGGCGCCGGTACCTTCAGCCTGGCCTATCACGATCTGTCAGTGCGCATCCTGGAGCGTAAGATGGACAATGTGGCAGCGACCGAGGCAGACATCCTGGCTACCGGATGTCCCTCGTGTCGGATGCAACTGAGCTACGGACTTAAGCGGGAGGCGAGGAGAAAGGCTCCTCGGAAACTTCCCCGCCGCGTCATTCATCCTATCGAGTTATTGGCTGAGGTCTACGCCTCAGGAAACTGA
- a CDS encoding glycosyltransferase family 4 protein, whose protein sequence is MRVGLNAHLLSLTSSYRGAGISRYIWNLINHLGRVSQSERYVLFLGDPKVASTLMPDDCFGLRLSSLPTVRPLLRILWEQLLQPLALLQEHIDVLHSLGYVQPILCASRSVVTVHDLSFLLYPRIFNRLNRLYLSVFTYLSTRRADKVIAVSENTKRDLIRLLNVPADKIVVIGHGVEESFRPLAESEVAAFRERQGLPAAFILFVGTLEPRKNISTLLKAYAQLRRESHLPHKLVIAGAKGWLYERIFTQARELGLQDDVLFPGYIALDQLPLWYNCADLFVYPSLYEGFGFPPLEAMACGTPLVCSQASSLPEVVGEVGVLVDPLAVEEWAGAMVKVLSEPALRWELRQKGLARARLFSWEGTARRTLEAYRSLGSGVAASR, encoded by the coding sequence ATGCGTGTAGGCTTAAATGCGCATCTGCTTTCGTTAACGTCCTCCTACCGTGGCGCCGGCATCAGCCGCTATATCTGGAACTTGATCAACCACTTAGGGCGGGTGAGCCAGTCTGAAAGATACGTCCTCTTTCTCGGTGATCCCAAAGTGGCCTCAACCCTTATGCCCGACGACTGTTTCGGGCTGCGTCTATCATCTCTCCCGACGGTCCGGCCGCTGCTAAGGATACTCTGGGAGCAACTCCTTCAGCCGTTGGCCTTGCTCCAGGAGCACATCGACGTACTCCACTCCCTTGGCTACGTGCAGCCTATCCTCTGTGCCAGTCGTTCAGTTGTGACCGTCCATGACCTCAGTTTTCTGCTCTATCCCCGCATCTTCAATCGGCTCAATCGGCTCTATCTGAGCGTCTTCACCTATCTATCGACACGGAGGGCCGACAAGGTCATCGCCGTCTCCGAGAATACCAAGCGGGATCTGATAAGGTTGCTCAATGTTCCGGCGGATAAGATCGTTGTGATCGGACACGGTGTGGAGGAGTCCTTTCGTCCACTTGCAGAGTCGGAGGTAGCCGCCTTCCGTGAGCGACAGGGACTTCCAGCCGCATTCATTCTTTTTGTGGGCACGTTGGAGCCTCGTAAGAACATATCCACCCTGCTCAAAGCTTACGCTCAATTGCGAAGAGAGTCTCACCTGCCACATAAGCTGGTCATAGCCGGAGCCAAGGGCTGGCTGTACGAACGCATTTTCACCCAGGCGCGGGAGCTCGGCTTACAAGATGATGTTCTCTTTCCTGGTTATATAGCTTTAGACCAGCTCCCTTTGTGGTATAATTGCGCCGACCTGTTCGTTTATCCTTCGCTATACGAGGGGTTTGGTTTCCCTCCCCTGGAGGCGATGGCCTGTGGTACGCCGCTGGTCTGTTCCCAGGCATCCTCCTTGCCCGAGGTGGTCGGTGAGGTCGGTGTCCTTGTCGATCCGCTCGCTGTGGAGGAGTGGGCCGGGGCGATGGTCAAGGTATTGAGTGAACCAGCCTTGCGCTGGGAGCTACGCCAGAAAGGATTGGCCCGGGCGCGCCTCTTCTCCTGGGAGGGGACGGCTCGACGAACGTTGGAAGCATACCGTAGCTTGGGGAGTGGAGTTGCAGCCAGCCGTTGA
- a CDS encoding FAD-binding protein, with amino-acid sequence MINEQLSAALRQIVGRANVLDRAEELLCYSYDATPLTALPDAVVLPSTAQEIAAILQLANKERIPVVPRGAGTCLSGGPVPTSGGIVLLTARLNRILEIDTANLTATVQPGVVTADFHSAVERLGLFYPPDPASLSVSTMGGNVAEGAGGPRCFKYGTTKDWVTGLEVVLPTGEIIRTGGKTVKNVSGYDLTHLFIGSEGTLGVITEIIVRLIPLPEAKQTLLAIFTALDDAAKTVSAIVAAKIVPTTLELMDKVTIERIESYKPTGLPLDADGLLLIEVDGSGNEVTRQAELIEEIVRHCGAREIKVAQTPEESERLWEARRSAFAATARSCPTVIIEDATVPRDKVPEMVRHIRALAAKHHLAVAILAHAGDGNLHPNIMTDQRNKEELERVERFTAEMFQAALELGGTLSGEHGIGLLKSPFLEWEFGPAGTAVMRRIKSVLDPNNILNPGKMFSEN; translated from the coding sequence GTGATCAACGAGCAGTTAAGCGCGGCGCTACGGCAGATCGTGGGCAGGGCTAACGTCCTCGACCGAGCCGAGGAGCTACTCTGTTATTCTTATGACGCCACACCCTTAACTGCCCTACCGGACGCTGTAGTTTTACCGTCCACAGCTCAAGAGATAGCGGCCATCTTACAGCTGGCCAACAAAGAGCGAATCCCGGTCGTTCCTCGTGGGGCAGGAACATGTCTTAGTGGCGGTCCAGTGCCCACTTCGGGAGGAATCGTCCTCCTTACAGCGCGCCTAAACCGTATTCTTGAGATCGATACAGCCAATCTAACGGCTACCGTCCAGCCTGGGGTGGTAACCGCCGACTTCCACAGTGCTGTCGAGCGCCTCGGTCTCTTTTACCCCCCAGATCCAGCCAGTTTGAGCGTCTCCACGATGGGGGGCAACGTCGCCGAGGGGGCCGGCGGACCGCGCTGCTTCAAGTACGGCACGACCAAGGATTGGGTCACCGGACTAGAGGTCGTCTTGCCTACCGGCGAAATCATCCGCACGGGGGGCAAGACGGTGAAGAATGTGAGCGGCTATGACCTCACCCACCTCTTCATCGGCTCGGAAGGGACGTTGGGGGTCATCACCGAGATCATCGTCCGCCTCATTCCCTTGCCCGAGGCCAAGCAGACCCTCCTGGCCATTTTCACCGCCCTGGACGACGCCGCCAAAACTGTCTCGGCCATCGTGGCCGCCAAGATCGTCCCCACCACGCTCGAGTTGATGGATAAGGTCACCATCGAGAGAATCGAGTCCTATAAGCCAACAGGGCTACCCCTCGATGCCGATGGGCTGCTACTGATCGAAGTAGACGGTAGCGGCAACGAGGTGACCAGGCAGGCTGAGCTGATCGAAGAAATCGTCCGCCACTGTGGGGCGCGGGAGATCAAGGTGGCCCAGACACCAGAAGAGAGTGAGCGTCTCTGGGAGGCCCGCCGTTCAGCCTTTGCCGCTACCGCCCGTAGCTGCCCAACGGTAATCATCGAAGATGCCACCGTGCCCCGCGATAAGGTACCGGAGATGGTACGGCACATACGCGCGCTGGCGGCCAAGCATCACCTGGCCGTGGCCATACTTGCTCACGCCGGCGACGGCAATCTGCATCCCAATATAATGACCGATCAACGAAACAAAGAGGAGCTGGAGCGGGTAGAGAGGTTCACCGCCGAAATGTTCCAGGCGGCCCTTGAGCTGGGGGGCACCCTCAGCGGCGAGCACGGCATCGGCCTCTTGAAATCCCCCTTCCTGGAGTGGGAATTTGGGCCGGCCGGAACGGCAGTTATGCGCCGCATCAAAAGCGTCCTCGATCCCAATAACATCCTGAACCCAGGCAAGATGTTTTCGGAAAACTGA
- a CDS encoding universal stress protein, with protein sequence MFKKVLVPLDGSSLAEIPLGLVEDLAAKMGSEITLIRIVTPLTGLLAGEGVPVGAEQLLKQETEEAQRYLSGVAERLKAQGQLVRWVVEIGRPEEKIIEYAEQNGFDLIAMATHGRGGVMQWAFGSVAARILQGTSVPILLVRAVGSERK encoded by the coding sequence ATGTTCAAGAAGGTGCTTGTTCCCCTTGATGGCTCGTCGTTGGCCGAGATCCCCCTCGGCTTGGTTGAGGATCTGGCGGCCAAAATGGGTTCTGAGATCACCCTTATTCGCATAGTAACGCCCCTTACTGGTCTTCTGGCCGGCGAAGGGGTGCCGGTGGGGGCTGAACAGCTACTCAAACAAGAGACTGAGGAAGCGCAGCGCTATTTGTCTGGGGTGGCGGAGCGGCTGAAGGCTCAGGGGCAGCTCGTGCGCTGGGTGGTGGAGATCGGGCGTCCTGAGGAGAAGATCATCGAATACGCCGAACAAAATGGCTTCGACCTGATTGCCATGGCCACGCATGGGCGGGGTGGGGTGATGCAATGGGCCTTTGGCAGCGTGGCGGCCAGGATTCTTCAGGGCACCAGCGTGCCCATCCTGCTGGTGAGGGCCGTTGGCTCTGAGCGGAAATAG
- a CDS encoding NYN domain-containing protein, translated as MKQLIIDGYNVLRCNPQLTALEKHGLESARYRLVNLLAQKSQQYDITVVFDGYQSGFLAERTERIQGIRVTYSGQGEKADEVIKRLIDGLAQPANAIVVSNDNEIRQHAHGRGCQVGSADALTPPPRRRITPATLAEDEESQRGKPKKGPSWRRKRRQAAERWRF; from the coding sequence ATGAAGCAGCTCATCATCGATGGCTATAATGTCCTTCGCTGTAATCCGCAGCTGACCGCGCTGGAGAAGCACGGACTGGAAAGCGCCCGCTATCGGCTCGTCAACCTTCTGGCCCAGAAGTCCCAACAATATGATATCACCGTGGTCTTTGATGGCTATCAGAGTGGGTTCCTGGCAGAGAGGACGGAGCGGATACAGGGCATCCGTGTCACCTACTCAGGACAGGGAGAGAAGGCCGACGAGGTCATCAAACGACTGATCGATGGACTGGCGCAGCCAGCCAACGCGATCGTCGTCTCTAACGATAACGAGATACGCCAGCACGCCCACGGACGTGGATGTCAGGTGGGCAGTGCCGATGCTCTGACACCGCCTCCACGGCGGCGGATAACGCCAGCCACGCTCGCTGAGGATGAAGAGAGCCAGCGGGGCAAACCGAAGAAGGGTCCCAGCTGGCGGCGAAAGCGCCGACAGGCGGCTGAGCGCTGGCGGTTCTAG